In Brachypodium distachyon strain Bd21 chromosome 2, Brachypodium_distachyon_v3.0, whole genome shotgun sequence, one genomic interval encodes:
- the LOC100846711 gene encoding uncharacterized protein LOC100846711 isoform X1, whose amino-acid sequence MDNKSKVKKEIDGSVAPAPRKGGLKFAPKKPPKKPAKIVPKTEPVEEIKDEAIDKELLMKLKTSQITDPFGRRLKIEKKEEIHTQVAFGQGNSSYARSFPTRHYSAAPKAPKEYVDPWDYTHSNYPVTLPLRKPYSGDPEILDEEEFGESSASRAQDELTAAEELGLMDRSDTPQLLFFQLPSSLPLPNQAQSVEQPNTGSEENAEPASINSMLTCEKTRPSSLTGSKVKDLPGGFMGKILVYKSGKVKMKIGDALFDVSPGANCKFAQEVTAINTRENQCCALGEISKRAVVTPDVEYLLDSIDKMEE is encoded by the exons ATGGACAACAAGAGTAAGGTGAAGAAGGAAATAGATGGCTCCGTTGCACCTGCTCCTCGCAAG GGAGGACTCAAATTCGCACCCAAGAAGCCTCCAAAGAAGCCCGCAAAGATCGTCCCAAAAAC GGAACCCGTTGAGGAGATCAAGGATGAAGCCATTGATAAGGAACTGTTGATGAAACTGAAGACATCACAG ATCACTGATCCCTTCGGGAGAAGACTGAAGATTGAGAAAAAAG AAGAAATCCATACACAGGTTGCATTTGGGCAAGGGAACTCTTCCTACGCAAGATCTTTTCCTACACGGCATTATTCAGCAG CACCAAAAGCACCAAAAGAATATGTCGATCCATGG GACTATACCCATAGCAATTATCCTGTTACTCTCCCGCTTAGGAAGCCTTACTCTGGAGATCCTG AAATTCTTGACGAAGAGGAGTTTGGAGAGTCTTCTGCCAGCAGAGCTCAGGATGAATTAACTGCAGCAGAAGAACTTGGATTAATG GATCGGTCTGACACACCACAGCTGCTCTTCTTCCAGTTACCTTCATCTCTTCCTTTACCAAACCAAGCACAGTCTGTTGAACAGCCAAATACAGGCTCTGAGGAGAATGCTGAACCTGCAAGCATAAATTCTATGTTGACATGTGAGAAAACAAGGCCATCATCGCTCACTGGTTCTAAGGTCAAAGATTTGCCAGGAGGTTTCATGGGAAAGATACTCGTATATAAGAGTGgtaaagtgaagatgaagattgGAGATGCATTGTTTGAT GTCTCTCCTGGCGCAAATTGCAAGTTTGCTCAGGAGGTTACAGCAATTAATACCAGAGAAAATCAGTGTTGCGCCCTGGGAGAGATCAGTAAACGCGCAGTTGTAACCCCGGATGTTGAATATCTGCTGGATTCTATTGACAAGATGGAAGAATGA
- the LOC100846711 gene encoding uncharacterized protein LOC100846711 isoform X2: MDNKSKVKKEIDGSVAPAPRKGGLKFAPKKPPKKPAKIVPKTEPVEEIKDEAIDKELLMKLKTSQITDPFGRRLKIEKKEIHTQVAFGQGNSSYARSFPTRHYSAAPKAPKEYVDPWDYTHSNYPVTLPLRKPYSGDPEILDEEEFGESSASRAQDELTAAEELGLMDRSDTPQLLFFQLPSSLPLPNQAQSVEQPNTGSEENAEPASINSMLTCEKTRPSSLTGSKVKDLPGGFMGKILVYKSGKVKMKIGDALFDVSPGANCKFAQEVTAINTRENQCCALGEISKRAVVTPDVEYLLDSIDKMEE; this comes from the exons ATGGACAACAAGAGTAAGGTGAAGAAGGAAATAGATGGCTCCGTTGCACCTGCTCCTCGCAAG GGAGGACTCAAATTCGCACCCAAGAAGCCTCCAAAGAAGCCCGCAAAGATCGTCCCAAAAAC GGAACCCGTTGAGGAGATCAAGGATGAAGCCATTGATAAGGAACTGTTGATGAAACTGAAGACATCACAG ATCACTGATCCCTTCGGGAGAAGACTGAAGATTGAGAAAAAAG AAATCCATACACAGGTTGCATTTGGGCAAGGGAACTCTTCCTACGCAAGATCTTTTCCTACACGGCATTATTCAGCAG CACCAAAAGCACCAAAAGAATATGTCGATCCATGG GACTATACCCATAGCAATTATCCTGTTACTCTCCCGCTTAGGAAGCCTTACTCTGGAGATCCTG AAATTCTTGACGAAGAGGAGTTTGGAGAGTCTTCTGCCAGCAGAGCTCAGGATGAATTAACTGCAGCAGAAGAACTTGGATTAATG GATCGGTCTGACACACCACAGCTGCTCTTCTTCCAGTTACCTTCATCTCTTCCTTTACCAAACCAAGCACAGTCTGTTGAACAGCCAAATACAGGCTCTGAGGAGAATGCTGAACCTGCAAGCATAAATTCTATGTTGACATGTGAGAAAACAAGGCCATCATCGCTCACTGGTTCTAAGGTCAAAGATTTGCCAGGAGGTTTCATGGGAAAGATACTCGTATATAAGAGTGgtaaagtgaagatgaagattgGAGATGCATTGTTTGAT GTCTCTCCTGGCGCAAATTGCAAGTTTGCTCAGGAGGTTACAGCAATTAATACCAGAGAAAATCAGTGTTGCGCCCTGGGAGAGATCAGTAAACGCGCAGTTGTAACCCCGGATGTTGAATATCTGCTGGATTCTATTGACAAGATGGAAGAATGA
- the LOC100830718 gene encoding putative cyclin-dependent kinase F-2 has product MAAKRSTAAREIDLAVVMPWMKSCKRMCLWSSSDYEETSALGQGAFGIIVAARHRATGEAVAVKKALPCPPSRNVSTSTDMMREAAFLATCNGHSNIVELRAVALEPIGSSLERLSLVIGLVGPSLHDVLHHKRGGRPFPEAEVRRIMKQLLAGAKHMHGLRVVHRDIKPKNILGVTGGARDRIERVKIWNLGLTVSMSEPMLYQRCGTRRYMAPEVLLGKPDYDATVDAWSLGCVMAELLSGMPLFDGEDDATQLLSIFSILGVPLFTLWPEYKSLPLAGKVVQPPCKLHRNKLRKHFPEDRLSEEGFEVLQGLLSCNINKRLSATTALRRPWFTKNTVNAQV; this is encoded by the coding sequence ATGGCCGCCAAGCGAAGCACCGCCGCCAGGGAGATCGACCTCGCGGTGGTGATGCCGTGGATGAAGAGCTGCAAGCGGATGTGCCTCTGGAGCTCCAGCGACTACGAGGAGACCAGCGCGCTTGGCCAGGGCGCCTTCGGCATCATCGTCGCGGCCCGCCACCGCGCCACGGGCGAAGCCGTCGCCGTCAAGAAGGCTCTCCCTTGTCCTCCCTCCCGCAACGTCAGCACCAGCACCGACATGATGAGGGAGGCCGCGTTCCTCGCCACATGCAACGGCCACAGCAACATCGTCGAGCTCCGGGCGGTCGCCCTCGAGCCCATCGGCTCCTCGCTCGAGAGGCTCTCCCTCGTCATAGGCCTCGTTGGGCCCAGCCTGCACGATGTCCTCCACCACAAGCGCGGTGGCCGGCCCTtcccggaggccgaggtgCGCCGCATCATGAAGCAACTCCTGGCCGGGGCCAAGCACATGCACGGCCTCCGCGTCGTCCACCGCGACATCAAGCCCAAGAACATCCTCGGTGTCACTGGCGGCGCTAGGGATCGAATAGAGCGCGTCAAGATCTGGAACCTGGGGCTCACCGTCTCCATGTCCGAGCCCATGCTCTACCAGCGGTGCGGGACGCGCCGGTACATGGCGCCCGAGGTGCTCCTGGGAAAGCCCGACTACGACGCCACCGTCGATGCCTGGTCGCTCGGCTGCGTGATGGCCGAGCTCCTATCCGGCATGCCCCTGTTCGACGGGGAAGATGACGCCACCCAGCTGCTCTCCATCTTCAGCATCCTGGGTGTGCCGCTCTTCACCCTTTGGCCGGAATACAAGTCCCTGCCGCTCGCTGGCAAAGTGGTGCAGCCGCCCTGCAAGCTCCACCGCAACAAGTTGCGCAAGCATTTTCCGGAGGACCGTCTCTCTGAAGAAGGCTTCGAAGTCTTGCAGGGGCTCCTCTCCTGCAACATCAACAAGAGGTTGTCAGCCACCACCGCACTCAGGCGGCCCTGGTTCACCAAGAACACCGTCAACGCCCAAGTTTGA
- the LOC100830408 gene encoding wall-associated receptor kinase 5: MLDNFHFVYNGMVRAVAIAALHLLQLLAIVPLLLSANISLPNCISKCGDVSIPYPFGVGAGCYRKGFMLTCNVTYDPPKLFLGYDGAEVLNISLHDGMLHIDSGITRLTGSNGHTMNWGVSLDDSIFTVSEFSNKFIVLGCGFQFLVRLPYTEDTVVACASSCLHGYPVVATDGTCSGVGCCETSMPGARNSYTIELHPFSAGNYTSKPGKPFNATVAVVEKRWWGSKGQLMLLQKAISGGFGTLGSIPNSSQPVGIEAAVKWKFMNLSCAEALGSSDFGCVSNNSYCLDKTSRSPGYLCHCRDGFEGNPYIPNGCQDIDECTQPDKYPCFTRCVNTIGSYGCTCPVGTSGNPEKLNGCMEDGTKFSGSAVATGVAIVSGFVLLIFASILLRRKVRAQKDKRLRELFFKKNRGLLLQQLVDKDIAEKMIFSLEELEKATNKFNEARKIGNGGHGTVYKGILSDQRVVAIKKSKHAIESETDNFINEVAILSQVNHRNVVKLFGCCLETEVPLLVYEFISNGTLHDHIHVSSVLPLPWSERLRIILEISRSLAYLHSAASISIIHRDIKTANILLDDNLIAKVSDFGASRGIPIDQTRVTTVIQGTFGYLDPECYHTSRLTEKSDVYSFGVILVELLTRKKPHIYMSPTGDSLMAQFLLLQSQDKLCEILDPLVAKEGEDEAREVAEIAAMCLSSNGEHRPTMKQVEMRLEALRGGAATNVENSTGIEGHILNIPSVEVDNGKSSDSSNVSRRYSMEREMLSSMSFPR, translated from the exons ATGCTTGACAACTTCCATTTCGTATACAACGGAATGGTGCGTGCTGTAGCCATAGCAGCGCTGCACTTGTTGCAGCTTCTGGCCATCGTGCCGTTGCTCCTCTCGGCCAATATATCATTGCCCAACTGTATCAGCAAGTGTGGCGACGTTAGCATACCTTACCCGTTCGGGGTTGGTGCCGGGTGCTACCGCAAGGGATTCATGCTCACCTGCAATGTGACTTACGACCCCCCGAAGCTTTTCCTGGGCTATGATGGAGCTGAGGTACTCAACATATCTCTGCATGATGGAATGCTGCACATCGACAGTGGGATCACCAGGTTGACGGGAAGCAACGGGCACACCATGAACTGGGGAGTGTCCCTTGATGACAGCATCTTTACAGTGTCGGAGTTCAGCAACAAGTTCATCGTCCTTGGGTGCGGGTTCCAGTTTCTCGTCAGGCTTCCATACACAGAAGACACCGTTGTTGCCTGCGCTTCTTCATGCCTGCATGGCTATCCAGTGGTAGCGACTGATGGCACATGCTCTGGAGTTGGCTGCTGTGAGACATCCATGCCAGGGGCACGTAACTCATACACCATTGAGCTTCACCCGTTCAGTGCAGGAAATTACACTTCCAAGCCAGGGAAGCCGTTCAACGCCACCGTGGCTGTAGTGGAGAAGAGATGGTGGGGCAGCAAGGGCCAGTTGATGTTATTGCAGAAAGCTATCTCAGGAGGCTTTGGCACCTTAGGGAGCATACCCAATTCCTCACAACCGGTGGGGATCGAGGCTGCTGTCAAGTGGAAGTTCATGAACTTGTCTTGTGCAGAAGCGTTGGGTTCAAGTGATTTTGGGTGCGTCAGCAACAATAGCTACTGCCTAGACAAGACTAGCAGGTCACCAGGATACTTATGCCATTGCAGAGATGGATTTGAAGGGAATCCTTACATACCAAATGGCTGCCAAG ATATTGATGAGTGCACACAACCTGATAAATACCCATGCTTCACTCGCTGCGTAAATACAATAGGATCCTATGGTTGTACCTGTCCGGTTGGCACCTCTGGCAACCCTGAAAAACTGAATGGATGCATGGAAGACGGAACCAAATTTTCAG GATCAGCTGTTGCTACAGGAGTCGCCATCGTTTCGGGTTTTGTACTTCTCATTTTTGCTTCTATACTCTTAAGGCGTAAGGTACGGGCTCAAAAAGACAAACGGCTGAGAGAACTTTTCTTCAAGAAAAACCGTGGGTTGTTGCTACAGCAATTAGTAGACAAGGATATTGCTGAAAAGATGATTTTTAGCTTAGAAGAGCTCGAGAAGGCAACAAACAAGTTCAATGAGGCTCGAAAGATTGGCAATGGAGGCCATGGCACCGTCTACAAAGGAATTTTGTCTGACCAACGTGTCGTTGCCATTAAGAAGTCAAAACATGCAATTGAAAGTGAAACTGACAATTTTATTAATGAGGTGGCAATTCTTTCCCAGGTGAACCACAGGAATGTGGTCAAACTTTTTGGATGCTGTCTCGAGACAGAAGTTCCATTGTTGGTATACGAGTTCATTTCAAATGGGACCCTTCATGATCACATTCATGTCAGTTCTGTACTACCATTGCCATGGAGTGAACGACTGAGAATCATCCTTGAAATTTCAAGATCTCTTGCCTATCTACACTCAGCTGCTTCAATATCAATAATTCACAGAGATATCAAGACTGCCAACATACTGCTTGATGATAATCTAATAGCAAAAGTGTCAGATTTTGGAGCATCTCGAGGCATCCCCATTGATCAAACTAGAGTAACAACTGTCATTCAAGGAACTTTTGGATATTTGGATCCAGAGTGCTACCACACTAGTCGGCTCACCGAGAAGAGTGATGTGTACAGCTTCGGTGTCATACTCGTGGAGCTTTTAACAAGAAAGAAACCACACATCTACATGTCACCAACAGGTGACAGTCTGATGGCACAGTTCCTGTTGCTGCAAAGTCAAGACAAGCTGTGTGAGATACTAGACCCCCTAGTCGCCAAGGAGGGGGAAGACGAAGCCAGAGAAGTGGCAGAGATTGCTGCCATGTGCTTAAGCTCAAATGGGGAACACAGGCCCACAATGAAGCAAGTTGAGATGAGACTTGAAGCATTGCGAGGTGGTGCAGCCACAAATGTTGAGAATTCCACAGGAATTGAAGGCCACATATTGAACATTCCTTCAGTTGAAGTGGACAATGGCAAAAGTTCTGACAGCAGTAACGTCAGTAGGCGATACAGTATGGAAAGAGAAATGTTATCATCGATGAGTTTTCCCAGGTAA